CGCCGGGCCATGGAAGTAGCCGCCGCGGGCCAGCACTCGGTGCTGCTGGTGGGCCCGCCCGGTACCGGCAAGTCGATGCTGGCGCAGCGCTTTCCGGCCCTGCTGCCGCCGATGACCGAGAGCGAGGCGCTGGAAGCCGCCGCCGTGCTGAGCCTGACCCCGGGCGGCTTCCAGCCGTCGCAATGGGGCCGGCGCCCGTTCCGCAGCCCCCACCACACGGCCAGCGGCCCGGCCATGGTGGGCGGCGGCGGCAATCCGCGCCCCGGCGAGATTTCGCTGGCCCACCACGGCGTGCTGTTCCTCGACGAACTGCCCGAGTTCGACCGACGCGTGCTCGAAGTCCTGCGTGAGCCGCTGGAAACCGGCCACATCACCATCTCGCGCGCCGCCGCGCAGGTCGACTTTCCCGCCCGCTTCCAGTTCATCGCCGCCATGAACCCGTGCCCATGCGGCTACCTGGGCCATCCCACGCGCATGTGCCGCTGCACGCCCGACCAGGTGCAGCGCTACCAGTCGCGCATCTCCGGCCCGCTGCTGGACCGCGTGGACCTGCAGATCGAAGTGCCCGCCCAGAACCACCGCGACGTGCTGGACGGCCCGCCCGGCGAACCCAGCGCCGCCGTCCGCGCCCGCGCCATGGACGCCCGCGCGCGCCAGATCGCCCGCCAGGGCACGCCCAACAGCGAACTGTCCGGCCGCCAGATCGACACCCACTGCCCGCTGACCACCGACGCCCAGGCCTTGCTGCGCGGCGCCATGGAAAAGCTGGGCTGGTCCGCCCGCGCGTACTTCCGCGTACTGAAGGTCGCCCGCACCATCGCCGACCTGGCCGACGCCGACACACTCGACGCCGGCCACGTGGCCGAGGCCATCCAGTACCGGCGGGTGCTGCGGACGGGCTAAGAAACGCTCGGAAACAAAAAAGCCCGCGAAAGCGGGCTGATGGCCTTACACGGGCGGTTCCACCGGCGGCGGGGGTGGGTCCTCGATGGGTGCCTGGTCCGGCGGGAAGCCGGGGGGCGGGGGTTCGCCGGGGGGCGGTTCCCGGTGGGCGTTCAGGCCGGCATCGCGCATCTGGGTCTCCATGAATTCCAGGTCACTCCCATTGAAGCAAAGGCCGGCGCACTATGCCAGCGGCTTGCGGCTTACGCGTGGTGCCGGCGCACGAAGAACAGCGCCGTGCCCACCGCCACCAGCACGCCGCCGAAGAAGCGGTTCTGCCAGCGTACGGCGCGCGCGTTGCGGAACAGGCCCTGCATCCGCGATGCCAGCAGCGCGTAGCCGTGCATCACGATCAGGTCCACGCAGCACATCGTGGCCGCCAGGATGGCGAGCTGGATGGCCAGCGGGTGGCCCGGGTCGATGAACTGCGGCAGCACGGCGACCATGAAGATGATGCCCTTCGGGTTGGTCACGTTGGTCAGCAGGCCCGTGGCAAAGCGCCGGCGCCGGCTCATCCCGGCCACGCGCACCGTGCCCGGCTGGCCGCCGGGGGCGTCGGCCGGGGCCGCCTCCACCCGGGCGCGCCATTGCTGGATGCCCAGGTAGATCAGGTACATCGCGCCGATGGTCTTGACCACCAGGAACGCCTGCTCGGACGCCAGCAACAGCGCGCCCAGCCCGCCGCCGGCCACCAGCAGGATGATGACCAGCCCGGTCTGCAGCCCCAGGATCGTCGTCGACGTCTTCTTCAGGCCATACGACAGCCCATGGCTCATCGACAGCACCGCTCCGGACCCCGGCGATACCGCGATCACCCAGCACGCGGCGAAATAGGCCAGCCACACTTCCCAACGCATCACTGCACTCCTCGATCCAGAAAAATGGTCAAAACGGATGAAAGCCGGTCAGGAACTGTTCGACCTGCTCGGCCTGGCGCGTATCGCGCGCGGCGTCGCCGGCTTCCAGCACCACGGCCTGGTAGACCCGTGCGCCCGACGCCACCAGCCGGGCCGTCAGCCGGCGCGGCGCCTTGTCCTGCGGCGAAACACCGGCGACGGTCAATTCCATCCCGTCGAGCGACACAGGCGGCTGGGCGGCCGACATCACGGTGACCGGCCGCGCGCTGGCCGGCTGGCCCGGCTGGGCGCCCAGGTTCGCCAGCAGCCCGGCCTGCATGGCGTCCAGCGCCTCGCGCCGCAGCGCGGCGTCGTCGCTGGGCAGCGTCACCACGCCCACGGCGAACAGCGTGCCGTCGATATTGGCCGCCTCCATCGTCATGGGCAGCTTGCGCCCCGCGATCGACACGTCGCGGGCCGCATTGGTCGGCTTGGCCGGATACAGCGCCGCGTACTTGCCGTCGCTGGACACGATCGTGCGCCAGTCATAGCGCGGCGTGCAGCCCGCGAGCGCCAGCCAGGCGGCGGCCAGCAGCAGCAGTTGGCGCAGGCCGGGGCGGAAATGGGACGGGAACGGGGTCGGGGGCATCGGCAAGGTCGGCGCGATCGGGCGCAAGCCGCTATTATCCGGGAAGCCGCCCGGCCGCGCATCGCGCACGTTGCACCCGATGCCGCTGGCGGGCCGCCGCAAGTTCGTGAGGTGCCCATGTCCGTACGCCCCCTGCCCCGTTTCCTGTCTTCCGCGTTCGCCGCCGTGGCGCTGCTGGCCTGCGCCGGCGCCGCTGCCGCCACCGCCCACCTGCCGCCCGTGACCGATATCGGCGCCCAGTCTGCCGCGGCCGCGCGGCATGGAGAGCCGCTGGTGGTGCTGGTCAGCCTGCCCGGCTGCAGCTACTGCGATACGGTGCGGCGCAACTACCTGGGTCCGCAGCTCGCGGCCGGCGAGATTGCCGCGCGCGAGATCGACATGACCGCCGACACGCCGATCCGCGACGCCGACGGCACGATGACCACGGCCCGCCAGTGGGCCAGCGCGCGCAATATCTCGGTGGCGCCGACCGTGCTGTTCCTCGACCGCAACGGCCGCAACCTGGCCGCCCCGCTGCGCGGCATGCAGGCCGATTTCTACGGCGCCTACCTGGAGCAGGCCATCGACGAGGCACGCGCCAAGGTGGCCGCCAAGTCCGCCGCCCGCCCCTGAACCGGCGCGCGCGGCGAATTGCCGCAGCCGCGCACCGCCGCCCCGGCCGCGCTGCCGACAGCGGCGCCCGGCGGTAGAATGGCCGCTGTCCGCCGCCGGCTTCCGGGCCCTGGCCCCCAACCCCGTCATCCCATGTCCAATACCGCAACCCCCGCCCGCCCCGCGCGCAAGCGCTGGCCCATCGTCGCCGCGATCGTGATCGCCGCGGTGCTCGGCGTCTTTGGCTACCGGGCGATGACCCCGGCCAGCAGCGTCCCAGACGCCACCTTCACGCTGCTGTCGGGCCAGAAGGTCAGCACCGGCGACCTGAAGGGCAAGGTCTACCTGGTCAACTTCTGGGCCACGAGCTGCGTCACCTGCGTCAAGGAAATGCCGCAGATGATCGACACCTACAAGCAATACAAGGACAAGGGCCTGGACTTCGTGGCCGTGGCCATGAACTACGACCCGCCGATGTACGTGGCCAACTACGCCAGGACGCGCGAGCTGCCGTTCAAGGTGGCGATGGACTCGGACGGCTCGGCGGCCAAGGCGTTCGGCGACGTGCAACTGACGCCGACCACGTTCGTCGTCGACAAGAACGGGAAGATTCTCAAGCGCTACGTCGGCGAGCCCGAGTGGGACGCGCTGCACAAGCTGCTGGACGGCGCGCTGGCCAGCGCGGCCTGAAGTAGCCGCTCCCCGAGCCAAAAAGGTGCCCATGCGGCACCTTTTTTGTTGCGCAGGCGCGCCGCGGGCGTCTGCGGCTTGCCAGCCAAAGCTGTATGGATATACAGTGGGCGCCAGATTTTTCTCCTCCCGCCCAATCCCATCGCGCCGTGTTGCCGGATCTCGTCCCCGAAGTTTCCCCGGATTACGCCCCGGAAGCCGCCCCCGATGCCCACGTCCCGGCCGGGGCCGACTCGTCCGAGGCGTCCGAGGCGCCCGCCTATCTGTCCAAGCTGAACCCGGAACAGCGCGCCGCCGTGACGTATGCGGGCGACGCCCCGCTGCTGATCATCGCCGGCGCGGGGTCGGGCAAGACCAATACGCTGGCGCACCGGGTGGCGCACCTCGTGGTCGGCGGTGCCGATCCGCGCCGTATCCTGCTGCTGACGTTCTCGCGCCGCGCCGCCGCCGAGATGGGGCGCCGCGTCGAGCGCATCGTCGACCAGGCGCTGGGCATCCAGTCCGGCGCGGGCCGCGCGGCGCTGCAGTGGTCGGGCACGTTCCACGCCATCGGCGCCCGGCTGCTGCGCGAGTACGCCGAGACGCTGGGCCTGGCGCCGACCTTCACGATCAGCGACCGTGGCGACTCGGCGGACCTGATGCACGTGGTGCGTCACGACCTGGGGCTGTCCGAGCAGGCGTCGCGCTTCCCGCGCAAGGAAACCTGCCTGGCGATCTATTCGCGCGTGGTCAACACCCAGCTGCCGATCGAAGTGGTGCTCAAGACGCAGTTCCCGCGCTATGCGATGTGGGCCGACGCGCTCAAGACGCTGTTCGCCGCCTACGTCGAGGCCAAGCAGAAGCAGCAGGTGCTGGACTACGACGACCTGCTGCTCTACTGGGCGCAGGCGATGACCGAGCCCGCGCTGGCGCGCGACATGGGCGCGCGCTTCGACCACGTGCTGGTCGACGAGTATCAGGACACCAACGCGCTGCAGGCGTCGATCCTGCTGGCGCTGAAACCCGACGGCCGCGGCCTGACCGTGGTGGGCGACGACGCCCAGTCGATCTACGCCTTCCGCGGCGCCACGGTGCGCAACATCCTTGATTTCCCCGCGCAGTTCACGCCGGCCGCGCAGCAGGTGACGCTGTCGCAGAACTACCGCTCCACGCAGCCGATCCTGCAGGCCGCCAACGCCGTGATCGGGCTGGCCGCCGAACGGTTCACCAAGGACCTCTGGTCGCTGCGCGAGTCGGCGGAAAAGCCCGGCGTGGTGGTGGTGAATGACGAGGCCGACCAGGCGCGCTACGTCGTCGAGCAGATCCTGGCGCGCCGCGAGGCCGGGCTGGCGCTGATGCAGCAAGCCGTGCTGTTCCGCGCGGCCGACCACAGCGCGCAGGTGGAGATCGAACTGGCGCGCCGCAATATCCCGTTCGTGAAGTTTGGCGGACTGAAATTCCTGGAATCGACCCACGTCAAGGACGTGATGGCCGTGGTGCGCTGGCTGGAAAATCCGCGCGACCGCATGGCCGGCTTCCGCACGCTGCAACTGCTGCCCGGCATCGGCCCCAAGACGGCCGCGCGCGTGCTGGAAGGGCTGGAAGCGGCCACCGAGCCGCTGGTGGCGCTGGAGGCGTTCGAAGCCCCGCCCGCGGCCGCGCCCGCCTGGCACGACCTGCTGGCGCTGGCGCGCACGCTGATGGCGCCGGCGTCGCCGTGGCCGTCGGAGTTCGAGCAGGTCATCGCCTGGTACCAGCCGCATCTGGAACGCATGCACGACGACGTCGCCGCGCGCCAGGCCGACCTGCAGCAGATCGAGCGCATCGCCGCCACGTACGCCTCGCGCGAGCGCTTTCTGACCGAGCTGACGCTGGACCCGCCCAGCGCATCGAGCGACGAATCGGGCGTACCGTCGCGCGACGAGGACTACCTGATCCTGTCCACGATCCATTCGGCCAAGGGCCAGGAGTGGAAAGCCGTCTACGTGCTCAACGCCGTGGATGGCTGCATGCCGTCGGACCTGGCCACCGGCACCACCGAGGAAATCGAGGAGGAACGCCGCCTGCTGTACGTGGCCATGACCCGCGCGCGCGACCATCTGGACGTGGTGGTGCCGCAGCGCTTCTACGTCCACAACCAGGTGGGCTTCGGCGACCGCCACGTCTACGCGTCGCGCACGCGCTTCCTGCCGAACCGCGTGATGCCGAATTTCTACAGCCGGTCCTGGCCGCCCCCGCCCATGCCCGGCGAAGGCCAGCCCAAGCCCGCGCTGCCCCAGGTCGACCTGGCCAGCCGGATGCGGGGGATGTGGAAGTAGCGGGGAGCCAGGCCAGCGTTTTCGCTGAGTTTTCGCTGGGTTTTCGCTCCCCTCTCCCGCCTGCGGGAGAGGGGTTGGGGGAGAGGGCCGGCGTGTCGAGATGCCACGGCGGCTGTTTGCACCGCCTTGCCCTCTCCCCCGGCCCCTCTCCCGCGATGCGGGAGAGGGGAGAAACCCGGGAGCCAGGCCAGCGTTTTCGCAGGGTTTTCGCTCCCCTCTCCCGCCTGCGGGAGAGGGGTTGGGGGAGAGGGCCGGCGTGTCGGGATGCCACGGTGGCTATTTGCACCGCCTTGCCCTCTCCCCCGGCCCCTCTCCCGCGATGCGGGAGAGGGGAGAAACCCGGGAGCCAGGCCAGCGTTTTCGCTGGGTTTTCGCTCCCCTCTCCCGCCTGCGGGAGAGGGGTTGGGGGTGAGGGCCGGCGTGTCGAGATGCCACGGCGGCTGTTTGCACCGCCTGGCCCTCTCCCCCGGCCCCTCTCCCGCGATGCGGGCGAGGGGAGAAACCCGGAGCCAGGCCAACGTTTTCGCTGGGTCTTCGCTCTGTGCTGGTCTAATTTCCTCAGACACGTCGATAGGTGGACAATCACGATCGACGAGGAAAGGACGACATGACAAGGCAACGTCGCAAGTTTGACCCCAGCTTCAAGCTGGAGGTCGTCAAGATGATCCGGGACCAGGGGGTTTCGGTGACCGAGGTCTGCCACACGATGGCCATTGGCGAGACGGCTGTACGGCGCTGGCTGGCCCAGTACGACGCGGAGCTGGCCGGCGGCAAGGGCATCGGCAAACCGCTGACGCCCGAGCAGCAGCGCATCCGTCAGCTTGAGGAAGAGAACCGCCGCCTGAAGGAGGACAATCTGATCCTAAAAAAGGCATCGGCCTTCTTTGCCCGCGAACTGAAGTGATGTACGAAGCAGTGAGCGCGCTGGCGAAGAAGGCGGTGTCGGTGAGTCGAGCTTGCAGGGCGCTGGCGGTGAGCCGCGCGGGCTTTTACGCGCACCGGCGTCGGCCTGCGCAGACGCCAAGGCAGGCCCGGGAGCGGGCCCATGTGAGAGCGGCATTCGAGCGCAGCGGACGCAGCTATGGCAGTCGTCGGCTCGCCCGGGAAGTGAGCCGCGGCGGCGTGAAGATGGGACGCCACCGCGCCCGTACCCTGATGCGCCAGGAGGATCTGCGCACGGTCTGGAAACGCAAGTTTGTGGCGACGACAAACAGCCGGCATGACCGTCCGGTCGCCCCGAACGTGCTGGCTCGGCAGTTTGCGCCGGCCAGGCCAAATCAGGCGTGGGTCTCGGATATCACCTATGTGCGTACAGCCGAAGGCTGGCTGTACGTGGAAGTGGTGCTGGATCTGTATTCGCGTAAGGTGGTGGGCTGGTCGATGGCGCCAAGCATGCCCGCGACGCTGATCGTCTCGGCGCTGCAGATGGCGATTCAGCATCGCCGGCCGGAGCCGGGACTGATCGTGCATTCGGACAGGGGTAGCCAGTACGCGAGCGAGGAATACCAGTCGCTGCTCAGACGCCACGGACTGGTCTGCAGTATGAGCCGGCTCGGAGACTGCTGGGACAACGCGGTGGCCGAGCGCTTCTTCCTGAACCTGAAGATGGAGCGCATCTGGCAGAAACGTTACGTCGACCGGGCCGAAGCCCGGCGCGACATCACGCAGTACATCGTGGGGTTTTACAACCCGGTGCGTTTGCACTCGACGCTCGGGTACGCCTCACCGCAGGAATTCGAGGACAAGCTTTATCGACAACCTATCGGGGTGTCTGAAAAAACTTGACCAGTACACTCCCCTCTCCCGCCTGCGGAAGAGGGGTTGGGGGTGAGGGCCGGCGTGTCGGGATGCCACGGCGGCTGTTTGCACCGCCTTGCCCTCACCCCCGGCCCCTCTCCCGCGATGCGGGAGAGGGGAGAAACCCGGGAGCCAGGCCAATGTTTTCGCTGGGTTTTTGCTCCCCTCTCCCGCCTGCGGGAGAGGGGTTGGGGGTGAGGGCCGGCGTGTCGGGATGCCACGGCGGCTATTTGCACCGCCTTGCCCTCACCCCCGGCCCCTCTCCCGCGATGCCGGCGAGGGGATCAAACCCGGCAGCCCCTACAGCCCGTACCGCTTGATCTTGTCGTACAGCGTGGCCTTGCCGACCTGTAGCAGGTCGGCTGCCTGGCTGACCGCGCCGCCGGTGCGGGCCAGTGTGTCCGCGATGACGGCGCGTTCGTAGCGTTCCATGCGCTCGCGCAGCGGGGTAGTTTCGTCGGCGGATTCGGTGCGGGCGGCCTGGCCGCCTTCGGGTACGCCCAGCACCAGCCGGTCCGCCGCGTTGCGCAGTTCGCGCACGTTGCCGGGCCACGGGCGCTGCATGAGCTGCTGGCGTTGCATTTCCGACAGGATCGGCGCGGGCCGCTGGTAGCGCACGGCGGCCACCAGCATGAAATGCTCGAACAGCGGCACGATGTCCTCGCGGCGGTCGCGCAGCGGGGGCAGCGGGATCGTGACCACGTTCAGCCGGTACAGCAGGTCCTGCCGGAACGCGCCCTGCGCGACCAGCCCCTCCATGTCGCCCTTGGCGGCGGCGATGATCCGCACGTCGATCGGCAGCGACGCGTTCGAGCCCAGCCGCTCCAGCGTGCCCTCCTGCAGCACGCGCAGCAGCTTCACCTGCAGCGCCAGCGGCATGCTTTCGATCTCGTCCAGGAACAGCGTGCCGCCCGACGCATGCTCCAGCTTGCCGATGCGGCGCTTGCCGGCGCCGGTGAACGCCCCGGCCTCGTGGCCGAACATCTCGGACTCGAAGATGGCCTCGGGCACGGCACCGCAGTTCAGCGCGATGAACGGCGCATCGCGGCGCGTGGACAGCGCGTGCAGGCTGCGCGCCACCAGTTCCTTGCCCGTGCCGGTCTCGCCGTTGATCATCACCGGCACGTCGGTCTCGGCCACGTTGGCGATCAGGTCGCGCACCTGGGCCATGGCCGGCGACCGGCCGATGATCCGCGTGCCGGCGGCCGGCCCGGCCAGTTCGCGGCGCAGCGCCACGTTTTCCAGTTCCAGCGCGCGGCGCTCCAGCGCCCGGCGCACGGTGTCGGTC
This sequence is a window from Cupriavidus pauculus. Protein-coding genes within it:
- a CDS encoding sigma-54-dependent transcriptional regulator; the encoded protein is MQDGLRVLFVEDEPLVRQATAQSLELAGFAVLALPSAEAAMPHLAADFPGVLVTDVRLGGASGLDLLHHCRNVAPGVPVILVTGHGDITMAVQAMREGAYDFIEKPFGADRLTDTVRRALERRALELENVALRRELAGPAAGTRIIGRSPAMAQVRDLIANVAETDVPVMINGETGTGKELVARSLHALSTRRDAPFIALNCGAVPEAIFESEMFGHEAGAFTGAGKRRIGKLEHASGGTLFLDEIESMPLALQVKLLRVLQEGTLERLGSNASLPIDVRIIAAAKGDMEGLVAQGAFRQDLLYRLNVVTIPLPPLRDRREDIVPLFEHFMLVAAVRYQRPAPILSEMQRQQLMQRPWPGNVRELRNAADRLVLGVPEGGQAARTESADETTPLRERMERYERAVIADTLARTGGAVSQAADLLQVGKATLYDKIKRYGL
- a CDS encoding thioredoxin, which translates into the protein MSVRPLPRFLSSAFAAVALLACAGAAAATAHLPPVTDIGAQSAAAARHGEPLVVLVSLPGCSYCDTVRRNYLGPQLAAGEIAAREIDMTADTPIRDADGTMTTARQWASARNISVAPTVLFLDRNGRNLAAPLRGMQADFYGAYLEQAIDEARAKVAAKSAARP
- a CDS encoding ATP-dependent helicase, which gives rise to MDIQWAPDFSPPAQSHRAVLPDLVPEVSPDYAPEAAPDAHVPAGADSSEASEAPAYLSKLNPEQRAAVTYAGDAPLLIIAGAGSGKTNTLAHRVAHLVVGGADPRRILLLTFSRRAAAEMGRRVERIVDQALGIQSGAGRAALQWSGTFHAIGARLLREYAETLGLAPTFTISDRGDSADLMHVVRHDLGLSEQASRFPRKETCLAIYSRVVNTQLPIEVVLKTQFPRYAMWADALKTLFAAYVEAKQKQQVLDYDDLLLYWAQAMTEPALARDMGARFDHVLVDEYQDTNALQASILLALKPDGRGLTVVGDDAQSIYAFRGATVRNILDFPAQFTPAAQQVTLSQNYRSTQPILQAANAVIGLAAERFTKDLWSLRESAEKPGVVVVNDEADQARYVVEQILARREAGLALMQQAVLFRAADHSAQVEIELARRNIPFVKFGGLKFLESTHVKDVMAVVRWLENPRDRMAGFRTLQLLPGIGPKTAARVLEGLEAATEPLVALEAFEAPPAAAPAWHDLLALARTLMAPASPWPSEFEQVIAWYQPHLERMHDDVAARQADLQQIERIAATYASRERFLTELTLDPPSASSDESGVPSRDEDYLILSTIHSAKGQEWKAVYVLNAVDGCMPSDLATGTTEEIEEERRLLYVAMTRARDHLDVVVPQRFYVHNQVGFGDRHVYASRTRFLPNRVMPNFYSRSWPPPPMPGEGQPKPALPQVDLASRMRGMWK
- a CDS encoding IS3 family transposase (programmed frameshift), which produces MTRQRRKFDPSFKLEVVKMIRDQGVSVTEVCHTMAIGETAVRRWLAQYDAELAGGKGIGKPLTPEQQRIRQLEEENRRLKEDNLILKKAFGLLCPRTEVMYEAVSALAKKAVSVSRACRALAVSRAGFYAHRRRPAQTPRQARERAHVRAAFERSGRSYGSRRLAREVSRGGVKMGRHRARTLMRQEDLRTVWKRKFVATTNSRHDRPVAPNVLARQFAPARPNQAWVSDITYVRTAEGWLYVEVVLDLYSRKVVGWSMAPSMPATLIVSALQMAIQHRRPEPGLIVHSDRGSQYASEEYQSLLRRHGLVCSMSRLGDCWDNAVAERFFLNLKMERIWQKRYVDRAEARRDITQYIVGFYNPVRLHSTLGYASPQEFEDKLYRQPIGVSEKT
- a CDS encoding YifB family Mg chelatase-like AAA ATPase; the encoded protein is MSLAVLRSRALNGIDAPPVSVEIHLANGLPAFNIVGLADTEVRESRERVRAALLNCEFEFPNRRITVNLAPADLPKESGRFDLAIALGILAASGQLPATALDGFEFAGELSLAGDLRPVRGALAMAMGLARDNRARLAAGEPARAFIVATDNGPEAALVDDLTVHAGATLRDICHHVGMLPEHPLPRARPAPPATDPGANPDMRDVRGQLQARRAMEVAAAGQHSVLLVGPPGTGKSMLAQRFPALLPPMTESEALEAAAVLSLTPGGFQPSQWGRRPFRSPHHTASGPAMVGGGGNPRPGEISLAHHGVLFLDELPEFDRRVLEVLREPLETGHITISRAAAQVDFPARFQFIAAMNPCPCGYLGHPTRMCRCTPDQVQRYQSRISGPLLDRVDLQIEVPAQNHRDVLDGPPGEPSAAVRARAMDARARQIARQGTPNSELSGRQIDTHCPLTTDAQALLRGAMEKLGWSARAYFRVLKVARTIADLADADTLDAGHVAEAIQYRRVLRTG
- a CDS encoding LysE family transporter produces the protein MRWEVWLAYFAACWVIAVSPGSGAVLSMSHGLSYGLKKTSTTILGLQTGLVIILLVAGGGLGALLLASEQAFLVVKTIGAMYLIYLGIQQWRARVEAAPADAPGGQPGTVRVAGMSRRRRFATGLLTNVTNPKGIIFMVAVLPQFIDPGHPLAIQLAILAATMCCVDLIVMHGYALLASRMQGLFRNARAVRWQNRFFGGVLVAVGTALFFVRRHHA
- a CDS encoding TlpA disulfide reductase family protein produces the protein MSNTATPARPARKRWPIVAAIVIAAVLGVFGYRAMTPASSVPDATFTLLSGQKVSTGDLKGKVYLVNFWATSCVTCVKEMPQMIDTYKQYKDKGLDFVAVAMNYDPPMYVANYARTRELPFKVAMDSDGSAAKAFGDVQLTPTTFVVDKNGKILKRYVGEPEWDALHKLLDGALASAA